Genomic window (Nymphaea colorata isolate Beijing-Zhang1983 chromosome 1, ASM883128v2, whole genome shotgun sequence):
TAGTGAAGGAACTCTAGGAGATTCAGCAAAAGAGACAAATGGAACTAATGAGGCTGTCGACAAATCAAAGACTGAAACTGACGAACCAGCCAAAGGAGTAGGTGAAGTATTAAAGGATGATTCTGCTCAAGATTTGACTGAGCCTGGTGCGACCAATAAAACTGAGGCAGcagttttaaatgaaaaagctATGAGTAGTGAAGGAGAAGCCAATAGTGGGGGAACCCGAACTGAATCAGCTCCTCTGAATTCATTTCAGCAGCTATCTGGCAGCCGGAATGCTTTTACTGGTCTTGCAGGTAGTGGGTTTTCTAACCCATCTTTCTCGTTTGGGACACTTCCTAAAACAGATTGTTCTTTCAGCTTCAGCACATCAGGATTTGGTTCTTGTTCAGGTTCTACCTTTAGCTTAAAGGGCAGCAGCACATCCTTGCCGTTGTTTGGTACTGGAAGCTCAAACAATGGAAGCTCATCTCCTCTGGGTCTTGGTTCTTCATCTACAGAGGTTAACAAATCCAGTGGAAATGCTCTGCTTGTGATGCAGGAGGTCCCAGTTGAAACTggtgaagaaaatgagaaggcATTCTTTGTGGCTGATGCCTCATTGTATGAATTCTTGGATGGCGGTTGGAAGGAAAGAGGCAAAGGCGAGTTGAAATTAAACATTGCCACAGATGGGATTGGGAAGCCGAGACTGATAATGAGGACTAAAGGGAACTATAGGCTGATCCTTAATGCAAGCCTTTATCCGGATATGAAACTGACTAATATGGAGAAGAAAGGCATTACCTTTTCGTGCTTTAACAGTTCTGTTGAAAGAAGGAACACCCTCTCTACATTTGCTTTGAAGTTCAAGGAAAGTGCTACCGTGGATGCATTTCAAACTGCTGTGATGGATCACACGGAAGAAACAGCAAGTCTAGAAACACCCGAGAGCTCTCCAAAAGCATCAGATGACTAAGCATTGTGAACTTGCAGTAGCAGGAAGATAGGCCTGGATGTACGCCTTTCGAGCGGGAAAGCTTTGAAACGAAATCATCAAATGCTTGTTGTATGAGCACTGAGCAGTTTTGATAAATTTAgagcaatctctctctctctctctctctcgcctgGTTTGACTCGACCATTGATTCCAACGGTTGACTGAATTAAATGGGCTCACTGGATATAGATCTGTTGGCCTTAATTCCATGTAAGGATGATTCATGTACTAGGTCGCATCCCGATGACCCAGAACATCAGATTTATGGACATTGTTATGCAGTCTTCTGTCAGGACCTGCTGAGCGTCAACAAGTTAACGAATAACGACTAGGATTGAGTCGGCCCTGTGAGTAATCATTAAAAGGTAATGGAAGTCCATTACTCTTAGGTTTGCATACAGCATATATCACAGGGTGCACGCAAGATTGTATCTTACAGCAGAATCGTAGAGAACTGAAAATTGTcagaaacttgaaaattgaaCACGAACTTGAACGGTAGGTTCATACTGCATACAACATCCTAGTATGTAAAGATATGCGCTTTTGTATGTGTGGGTGTGCGACTGTGTgggtgtgtgagagagagagagagaaacatgttAACAGCACGCATCAAAAACTAGTACCTGCATTTCACGACAACAGGAAAACTTCATTTTCACAATGACCATCACAACACATTTTACAAAGAAATACGAATGGCCAACCGTGTTAAGGTCGCCAAAGGAAAATGAAACTGATACAAACACAATACAAGGAGGTAGGCAGGGAGCCCACCTCGTCAAAAACCGTCATCTTTGATAATACATGTACACTAAAGAGACAACACGAGGCTTTCAAATTCTCGACTGCCTAGATTCCATAGCCACACTACCGAATCCGCGTACTTCCCTCCCACCTTCAATTTACATGACCAACCAAAGCTTCTAGCTTGGATCAAGACCACCCAATAACCGGCGAGCAAACTGCCTCATATGATCCTCAAACaaatgggaagaatggaagCCAACAATTAAATCAGGAGCAAGATGATCTCATTAAGCACTTTGATGGTCTTATCCGAAAGGATTTCCTCCAAGAGAGGAAAAACTATTCGGCACAGACTGCTGCGGACCTCCAACTGCTGGCGGAGGTCCACCTCCAAGAGGACCGTTCACTAACCCACCACCACCAAAACTTCCAAGGCCAGGTTGTAGTCTGCAAGGTCATAAATTCATCAAAAGCTGCACACATGAGTCTGTGATGCACCAGCaatcaagaataatatatatgttatgctTGGACTGCACATAATTCGTACGGCCCCACCAATTCATGGGGAGAGAAAAGTAGGGATGTAAGATCCAAAGCAGTTCTATGCAACGCATCCTAGAGCCCTATGGAGTTGATACCAAATTAGACAAACTGAATCTTCACCTTTAGTTGGGGCATGAAGTTGCTTTGCTTTTGATGAGAAAAGATACTTTTCTCGTTCCAGATGCAGTATTCCCAAGTAATTTAGAAGTAATTTTCAAGCGAACCAAAAGTTAGAGAAGCATATATAGAGAACAATTATTTAACGATCAgcacaacaaaaaaatttgcaacTTTTGCACAAAAATACATAGGGCCATAGGATTAAGATACAACCTTTCACAATTAAACATGTAATTCTGATACTCAAAACTTCTCAAACAAAAAGATAGACCAACTACAAGAAATCACCAGGCAGAAGTTTAGGAAAAATTAAATAGGGAGGCTACTGGTACACTcataaatgaaagattttacGACTAAAAAGGAGGAAGCAGAACTGTCATTACACACGCACACACCTATATGTTGCAGAATGTGGGTAACCATGACTTAATAGGTGAGAAGACCTACTAAAACATATAGAACtctcagtaaaaaaaaaaatagatacgTGTATCAGAAAACGTCCAGACTTTTGTTGAATGTTGATAGAAAGAGAACTTGCGTTCAGGAGCCTACCCAAAATAAGCATCATATTTCTGAATTATGGACGATACGGCCCATGGCTTGCTAGACAACTGACTTCCAACTAAAGTCGCCCCCCTCCAAAAATGCAAAACTATATAACACCTCATATTGccctaaaattaaaaaaattcctgGTTATTGTCATGAAAACAGCATGAATACCTTCATGCCGATCAAGCTAACTTAGTTTCTAACCCTCTTCAGGATATTGGTAGAGCTGGTATCAAATTTGGTAGCTTTAAGCAAAACTGACGCCTGTCAGAACATTCAAAGATGTAAGGCTTTCTAATGGACCCAAAGATAAAAGGCTAGGCCTTCAGCGGATGCATCTCTGACAAAAAGatcaaaaaatatcatttaagaTTTCAGACGTATGAAAAGGAATACAACACCAGCAAGTAGGTTGACATAATACAGGTGGAAGGAACGAAGAGAACCCACTTGGAAACAAAACATAAGAGGTAACGTTAAGCTGAGAGCAACAACAGCTGCACTTTAGCTTGCAGTGAATGAAGCAGTAAGACACACAAAGCTGACCTCACATGGTCAGTATAGCCGTATGGGGTTTCATAAATGATGTTGGAAGAGAtacaaatgacaaaaaatcgaacgaaataaaaaaataaatgaaatgaataGTTCAATTAACATCAAACTGCATCAAGGGTTTGTGTTTCTGCCACTGCTAAGTGCTAAGAGCACCAACTTCTGTGAAAATGAGTCCGACAAGGAGAAAAGACTTACCCCACAGTCTGCAAGCTGTTAGGAATGTGCTGAGCCATGTAGGAACCTGCATGTATCAACATATTCAATAGCATTACATTCTGGTAGGTGATATCATAAGTATTATAAAACCGAAAAGGCCATTCTACCTGGAGCCATTGACATTGGAAATGCCGGTGTTTGGGATGGTTGCCATTGAGAAGCAGGTGCAACAAAACTAGTGTTATGCATGACAACAGGAGTGGGCACATTCGGAAGTGCTCCTTGTAGAGACGACATGGAAGGAAACTATACCACAAGACACAAAACAAGGAACAACAAAGATGTCCTGTTTAGAAACAAAGCAAAAGATGCCAAAAATATAATCCAGTACTCTGATCCATTCACTTTGTATTTTACTCCCAAGATGCCgagaaatttcaaaaacaaaatatttcacTTCACGTCCCAAGTTTTTCCACTTTAATGAACTCAATCATGAGTTCAAGAAAAagattgaattgaaaaatacaCTCACCGGATTGACAGGACCTAGTACTGGTTCATTGCTCAGATCAAATGGATTTGTTGACTTTGAAGATTGTGGAAAAGTAGTCATGGTCTGTAAAAAATCATGGTTCATTACTGGGGTCTGAAATACTAATTGGAAAGTAACCATAATCACTCTTTAGCATTCACGCACCATTGCAGCAGGATACTGCCCAACAAAATTCATGCCAACCTGTGGACCAGGTTGCCAACGAGGAACTGGAGCAGGTGCCAttgaatagagagagaaaatatccTGCATCACATGTTTTCATCTAAGAAATTTGCATATGAAGCTACAAGTCTATGTTTGAAAGATAATCTATCTTATTACCTCAGGTAGTGCCTTTCGAACATTTGGTTTGGCATCAACAGGATTAGGCTGTGATGCTGCCCCTAGAGCTTCTTGAGATGGCCTTGGAGCTGCTTGTGATAAATGGGTTGTTTGTACAGTTACCTGAGGTTGTGCATTAGGTGTAGGCATTGAATTCCAGGGCTGCAAAGGCAAAACACACAGGCAAGTACAAATCAACTGAGAAGAATTAACACATAGCTTGCCTCCAGAAAGTAAGTCAAACAACCTCCAGCTACCTGGCTATTTGGAACCGCATTAACTGGTTGAGCAAACTGCATATTTGCAGATTGACCATCAGTTCCAGGAAACAATGACGGCTGCTGTTGCTGAGTAACTTGCCACTGCCCTCCCATACCAGTGCTGAGAAGAGGATTAACACCACCAACAGGAATAGCAGTGGTTTGAACTGACAATTGTTCCAAAACAGATACCGGTTTTGTAGCATTTGACGATGTTGCAGCAGCTTTCTCCTGAGAGGAGTTGTCAAAAGAAGCCCAGTTATTGCTGCCAACTGATGGATTAGCTGATGGCTGAGAAACAGCGTGACTAGAAAAAGGGACAGGCTGTGCTGCAGTAACAGGAGCTGCAGGTTCTGCACTGAAGTCAATTAAACTCCCTGAGTTCACTCTCTTGAGTTGCGGCGTGCTTCCTTCAGTGGAAGCCATGCTACTCGAAGATGAAGTTCTCTGCATTGCAGAAAAAGCCAAATTGAAGACATCCTGAGTGATAAGATAGTATCTTAAGATTCCAGTAACACTTTGAAGATATCCAAATTGTACACTTTGAACAACTATTCTGAAGTTTACTTTTAATCCCTCCTAAGGTAGTTGAGAGGAACCATTCCTACTCCTCATGAGGGAGCGCTTTCAAGCCTGAAAATCAggcaaaaaggagaaaatggaaAGATGCTAAGAGCCCAACAAGAAAGTGTCCTTTAATATTTGTACAGCTGATTGCATAAAAATTCAGCTTTCTCAATAACCTATACAATTAGTTTCCCAAATTTAGACGGAAGCAATAGTGTGCCACCAGACAACTTTATGAGAATGGCCATGGTAGGCATAAAGATTCAGAAGCTTATTGAACGGAACAAACCATAactcaaaagagaaaagaaactaGAATGTGTGAATTATGATGCAGAACCAGAGCACTCAAAGCCATGAGAAGATTATGTTTGGTTATAAGCTCACTTTgcaactgctatcttattattGAGTGGGACCTCCCCTTATCAGATGCTTGATGTTCCATTTAGTTCATAACTCTTGCCATGGGTTATTATGATTCTACCTTGTAGCAAATATCACCGATTTTTTCAGTAAAAGTCTAATTTGTCTGATACATCATAACTCAAGGACTAACCAACACGAGCACCTATATGCTTTTTCACAGCCTTAGATAAGTTCACTGAGATAAGAAAGCAAATAAAACCAAGCTTCTTTACAAGGATATAGCAAATTTTCCAGTAGGTAGAATTCCATGCAAACTTGCTTAATTGAGGACAGTAAAAAATAACAGTCTCTGCTTCTTATGGCTAAATAATTTCATAGCATGAGAAATTTTGTATACAGACAGTTCCGTCACCGTTTTTAGTTGAAACCCTCTAAGATCATGGCCAAGGGATAGCCATATTTTATCACAATAACTTCAATACTAGACAGGTTAGTTCTTTCAGACATCAATACGATAATACACAcatataatatgtgtgtgtgtgtgtagagagagagagagagagagagagagagagagttaaaaaCATCAATTAAGAATCAAGTCCCCATTAAAGCAAAAAGGAGAGATGCATGTAACTTATAACTTACCAATCGGGACCCTTCATGTGAAGCAATATATGTCCATCTCAGAAGAAACACTTGTTTTCATGCAAAGAAATCCTATGCAGCAGCATTCACTAACATGCTCTCATGAAATTCCATAATCAACAGTCTATATAGCCATCTACCTCAGGAGATGCATAAAAAGGGACTCCTTAGTTCAAAAGATATGCTACTCACAATACtagaaataggaaaaaacatattttgcaTATTATTCAACTATTTTTTCTAGCatctaaaagaaaatgcatgtgTAAGTGAAAGCATTATTCTTTCATGTGAAGGCTGAAAGAAGTGACCTGTGCATGAGCAGAACCGTCAGCAGCCTTAGGACCATTTAGTTTTGGAGGATCACCAACCTTTAAAGGTGGAACATCTTCACCCAAAATATCCCTAACAGGTCGTACCACTGGAGGACTAGATATACCTGAGTCCCTTTGATTATTGGGTGACCTCTCTTCTATCCTGGATGGCCCATCAGGAAAACGCCGATCTTCATATTTCCTACTCTGGTTCACATTTCCAAACTTATCATCTCGGAACCTATCATCCACAACCTCAAAGCGTGCAGGACTTCTCTTGTAAGTATCTTCATATCGACTAGGACTTCTTTTATCATCATACCCATACTTAGCATTTCTGTCATCATAACCTCTATCATCATAACGACCTTGTTCAGGCCTTCTCCGTCGATCATAGACATCCTCATATGATGGACTTCGAGAATCTCCACGATAAGCATCTGACCTCCTGTCATTTGAATCCTCCCTATCTCCCTGCACGGAGATGGGCAGTTTGAATACCATGCACAATGTTATCACTAGAAGccagaaaaacagaacaagTGTGCCAACAACATTTTTGTAACAAACCATTTTCACCCTTGGAGGCCGATCTGCACTTCTCTCCCCAGTGTACCTTCTATCCACATAGACATGTTTAATGAAGTCCCTCAGCCTGTCAGGGTTACTGAAAATAAGAAGGACAAAATGTCAAATAGTTATTACAACAAGAAATCcatttcttcaaatattttccaCGTAAAAAAGCTAAGAACTATACCTGCTATCAGGTGCCGAATGGCGCTGAGGGTCCCattctttaaaataaatttctcTTGCACGCTGAAAAAGATGCAAAGTATCATCCAAGCTATGAGTCTGTCCATGATTAAGGAGATGGAAAAGGCGTAGAAAGATATTGTTTCTGATACACATTAAACAATACCTCATTTCCACCAGTCTGAAGCGCATTAACTTCTTGAGATGAAAACTTTGCCATGGAAACCGACTTCACACGATGGGTGAATTCACGACTAAAAGGTATTATTCAAtagaaataaatcaaaataagtCCAGCAGCTGTATGCATCGGTTATCCAATAACAAAACAATTAAAGATAAAAGAGACACACACATATCCGCATGCACCCTATGAATAAGTCTACAAGGACAGAATTGGTAAGTAACAAAGAAAAGCCATTCAAACTCACTGTATTCCACTACAGGTCGTGCAAACAAATGTCCAGAAAGTTGTGCAGACATATTGTGGTCCCTGTTCAGCCAGAAAAAGGGCCATGTTAATCTGGAAGTTCCAGTTACATGAACAATTCTGACAATTAAGTGATCAAAACCTTAAAGGTATAGCAATAAATTCTGCTATACATCAAAAGTAAAccacaaaagcaaaataaaagacAGAACAATTCTGACAATTAAGTGATCAAAACCTTAAGGTACAGCAATAAATTTTGCTATACATCAAAAGCAAAccacaaaagcaaaataaaagacAGTATAGTAGACAAATAACTGCAATATCTGCTAATAAATGTTTAACATCTCTCATTAGCATGCCAATTGCACAGGAAGCAGGTTAAAACAGATCAAAAAGAGAAATACCACTAAACAATGTGAACATCCGTTTAGATTTTTAAACTATGTACTCAAAAGCACCTTGGACTGGCTAGGAAGTAGGAACCTGGTGGAGGACTTGTTTAGAAATCCATCAGACGTAGGGCTCAATCCCTCCCCTTCCTTCCACCATCTCACCACCATTAACAGCGGTGGAATGGTTCAAATTTTCCAGCCATTACTGGCCAGGAGTGGATGGGCTACCCTCACCCTATGGCTGCAATTTTCCAGCTACCTACTAAACAGAAATTGCCagatttaatttttctctttctttttcattttttcatttcatggcATCCACTGGCCGCAAAATGGGCTGAGTAGAGTCACCCAGCAAAAGTGAAACGGCCCATTTTCTGGCCAGTGGTTGCCGGAGAACAGCTGTTTTTTCTATATTTAGCATTCTGACCAGTTCTCCAGCACACCAACCACAAAAGGCAAGTCAGGGTCACAAAGCATATCGGACCTTGGTTGGCCCATTGTCCAAGTAGTAGCGGTTGGAAAATGACCATCATTCTTTTTCCTCTAGTCTTTTCAGCTACTAtcctttttgattttttaccAAAATTGTGTTTTGTCAGCCAACAAAATGCGGAACCAGGTTTTTGGCAAACTTGGATTGCAAAAAAACCTGGTTTAGACTTTAGCTTTAGAGGAAAATACTGGTTTTAAGGAAACGAGGTTTACCCCTTTGTCATCCAGACACCACCTTatgattttcttctctttcagcatttttaaaattttatatgacTACAAAGTGTACAGTAACATGtggtttttctttcaatagCTTTTGATTATTTAAGCTAATGTTACAATCTTTGAGTTGATGTTATAAACTTACTCTCAGTCCAACTAGGCCAGGTAGTCCAACTCCAACCTATGCTCTGACCAGGTCTACTAGACTGACTAGTGCCTAGGCTACTAAAGTGACTAGTGTCTTTGACCACAcgcatgaaaaatatgcaactaTTTCAGATCTaacaccaaagaagaaaaggataaGTTGCTCCAAAACATCAGTCAAATCTCTTGCCAGCTCAATTGACATTTTGCATCTGAGCACTTGTATAACCATAAGTAGTGAATGAGAATGTCCTTATATGCCCATGCAACACTAGCTGGGTATAAATGCAATGACACTTGTACTCCAAAAGAATGGTCCCAAGGTGCGGTAAGATGTGCTTGTGTTGCTTATGCACATGCATGCACGCGCACACACAGAtatgcacatacacacaaatatatgcTAAAAAACCCTTAGAAGCGCAACAGCAATAAAGAAAAAGCCAAGTGAGGCATTAATGTACATGGTTGATCCTTTCCATATATAGTAATGTTAGTCAGGGTCGATACTTTGAAATCTATAAATAAGGACATGCATCAACGGACACCGAGATGGAATCCACAAGGCACAAACATACACCTTCACAGATGGGTGTTCAAAATGCATCGGAACGTGTACAATCTCAAAGTGAAAATTTGTTATGAAAACTATGATTAGGGGTTGGAGTTGTAGAATCAGCATGGAATCCACAAAAGTGCTCCCACGCAGACAATTATAAGCACCTAGCACCTGTAAGCAGTACACAATCAAGCAGAAGTAGCAAGGTTCGACTGGGAACATTGAGCAATTTAACAAGGACAAGTTGGACTCCTGAAAGATGTAACTTGATAGGATAGACCATAAAAGATTAAGATCATGAAAGTTATTAAGCAACTCGTTCATATACATTTAAGGAAAGCCACACCTAAAGTGGAAACATGCAATTGTTGTCAGaaaatcattcacaaaacaaGCAATCAATAGTTGCATAAGAAATAGAGCTAGCAAAATAAGGAAAGAACCATCCTTGTACGTTCAAAATGGCTTTTTTTTTAGCAACTTGGACAGGGAACGACATAAGCTCGGTAACAGTAACAGGACAGTAACACCAACACTCGAATTCCAGAAGCATGAATTCCAtatgtcaagaaaaaaaaatgatagaaagatCTGATCAAGCCCATGAGCCACAACCAGCGGTTGTCagcacaaaaatcttctttatGTCCATAAAAACGAAGTTCTCGCATAAATGAAACTCGTTCACCAAAAACAAGTAATAAACTCAAAAGCAGATACAGTGCAATGAAAGAAAGCAAGGCAACATATTCTCTGACTCACACGGCAAACAACATATACAACCAGGATCTGCGCTTCCTTCCATTTGAACTCCCATGAAACGAAAACAACAATCAAGGCATACAAGAGCAACCCACCAGGCTATTGCAATTTATGCACTTCCGATTCGCCGGGAGCTTCAAGAGTCCTCGAATtatcttttcattcttctcaTCCTCCTTCATGCGATTCGCCATCTCTGCCAATTCTCCTGCTTCACCAACccgaaagagaaaaaaagggccGCTCAtcaccacaagaagaaaaaaaaaaggactttgAACAAGAAACGCATAATCTCCTCCCCAGAACACAAATCAGACCTTAATTAAACGAGGAAGACCGTAACTTCGCCGGAAAACCAACAAAAGTACCAATTTGAAGCGACCAACCAAACGGGATCGAACCGTCTTCCACCAGATCAGCTAAAACCCTCCCTTGCTCGCCAAAAATCTCCACATACACGCTCTCAGAGAGAAAGTgcaagagagatagagataaggaaagagagagagagagagagagctaggtGATAAGGGTCTTCAATGGCTCAGCGAAAACCCTAGCTGATCCAACAGAGCGTTAGATCGTCTGGATGCATgaattctagagagagagagagagagagagagagtttttatTTGTGGGGATTTCCCCTTCCTTAAATTCCTTTATTATTGCTTTTCTAGCGTTCGATGCATGCAAAATCATTACGGGGCAAAATTTTattcaccttttttctttttactattttattcCATTCTGAAGGAATTTCTTTTACACGAGGAGCTGAATAATTTATCTCCGAGGAGTTGACGGAATTGCCCTTACTGCATTTACCTCCGTCGTTacaaattttcttcaaaatatgaattaaaaaatgacGATACGAGTCAGACGCCCTGTCCTCCTTTTCTCTCGATGCCGATTCATTCGCATGAGTTTGGAATCGAAGCTTCTCTAAATCTGGATCGGGTCATAAATCGTGGACTCAAATCCCAACCAAACCCGTTTGCATTGATGTGAAACAAACGCCATAAGCTGTGTTTGGTTGCTTTCCTGATCAAACAAGGGACAAGAATGCCCTAAAGGATAAGACAGACGGGACATCCCATCCCAAAAGATGGCAATTGTGACAAagcatatcatttttttcatatccatcaTTAGACTTTGATTCTTTGATTGAGCAGACTGAGTTGGAAAATTGCAATACAGCCGGACCAAGTAGAATTCAACCATATTAAAAGTCAGTTTATGTGGGAATTTTACTGAAAAATATGATATTGAAATTCACTCATtaactaaaatatatatttataaattgaatggtgattctaatttttttagaatcactcaaccatctaatcaaAACTGTCAAATTCAGCACgacaaatgaaaaatgtaatgaatattttcatcatttagtaTTACCTCTTatgttttctctcaaccatataTCTACATCAAATGAATGATTGGTAGCCACAATCACCATTAAttcacctatatatatatatatatatatatatatatatatagagagagagagagagagaaaaaaggaagagattgtacttgttttttaatttctctgttttttttagttttttatttttgtagttaagtttcaatttttaagatTGTTGGATCTCATCCTCCAAGCAGTTGGTGCAACGGACGAGAGGGGGATAGTAGTCACTCATTCTTTGCTTCAAACTTTTATGGCACCAACTTtctatattgtacaaaaaaaagAGTACTTTTATGAAAGTTAAAGCATAGTGAGTGCATCACGATAGATAAAGAGGAGGTTTCAACATTTACTCAAACAATTGCCTCATGCTCACCCTAAAAATGGGTGGATCTTAAATATTAGGAGGCTTCAAACCtaaaaaaaactgatttcacTTTTTATATATACAACTGGTGAACCTGTTGAGTAATTGCTGCAGGAACAACCTTCCACAAGGAAGTAAATATCGATCTTATTTCTGACAATATCAAAAAGAGATGCCGGACAAATCATGAATCAATCATTATCGAATGACAGGACGTCACATTAAGAATTTAAAGTTGAAGGCGGCCAACAATTTAATCAATTTGTGCCAATTTACTACTGAACAAATGTGAGATTAATCTTCATACTCACCCGAACAAATGTAGTTTTCACAAAATATTCTCAATCAATCTGATCTCACTGAATCTGTGTCTTTTTTCAAACATGCCTAATTTGTGTATAACCTGATCTCGTGTGGGCTTCCCAGAGGGAAACCTGTCAAGCTTTTACAACTTTTTTAGCCATGATAGTTTGCATTGATGTCTGATATTTATTGACATATAAGCAGTTGCTTGCTTATGGGGCAAGTTAATAGAAGACATCAgtttttgttgatatatatatatatatatatttggtaaaaaccagacacttagGTTAAGAATAAAAACCAtacccattgatttttttttgttaaacaattattttaaagagaaaaaataaacatactaatatatttataaaaaatattttgatataaaacacgCTTTGATTCAAtttgttttgatgaaaaatattgatttttttattatcatgacATGGGGACCATtcactttttcttattataaaacaccattaaagtctaacaaatgatcaacttagcatatgttttgcatcaactcCCTTAAGATCGAatcaatattgaaaaaaataaaaaatcaaaatcaaatggTCTGGTTTTCATCCCTGACATAAGTGTTTGGTTTTCACCAATTTCTCTACATATGCATGAAAATTAGAATGCATTTCGTGGGAAACAAATACTATCAAAAGCATACATCAATTGCACAATAAAAGGCAATTAATATAATGGGGCAGTAATAGAGTAAGATACACAGCCTGGCACACTTTGGTACACAAGACAAAGAGTAGGAAATTGAATAGGGGCAAAGGCAGGGTCTAGGCATATCTATGAAATTTTTTACACATATTCacaaaaagtgtttattttcatattggtaCCTTAacttaatgtttttatttacaaattaatactcgttaaaaaattaaaatcttgtTACTAGTGACCCTTActtagccaaaaatttttgactCCCCCTCTATCTTGAATTCACCATTCttatatatttctattgttGGGGCCAGGGCCGGCCCAATGCTCAAGCCTACTATTGTTGATATTGAAAGAGGTTGGCAGAAGGACGGAAGGAGTTGAGTAATTACTCATTGTACAAGATGAGACAAGTCTACTACATAATGCCAATAGGCTGTAGGACTTTTACTCATTATTGTAGAAATGGAAAACAGAATTGCATGGCTCATACTGCCACTTCAATACAGCCTAACA
Coding sequences:
- the LOC116257117 gene encoding probable ADP-ribosylation factor GTPase-activating protein AGD14 isoform X2, which gives rise to MANRMKEDEKNEKIIRGLLKLPANRKCINCNSLGPQYVCTTFWTFVCTTCSGIHREFTHRVKSVSMAKFSSQEVNALQTGGNERAREIYFKEWDPQRHSAPDSSNPDRLRDFIKHVYVDRRYTGERSADRPPRVKMGDREDSNDRRSDAYRGDSRSPSYEDVYDRRRRPEQGRYDDRGYDDRNAKYGYDDKRSPSRYEDTYKRSPARFEVVDDRFRDDKFGNVNQSRKYEDRRFPDGPSRIEERSPNNQRDSGISSPPVVRPVRDILGEDVPPLKRTSSSSSMASTEGSTPQLKRVNSGSLIDFSAEPAAPVTAAQPVPFSSHAVSQPSANPSVGSNNWASFDNSSQEKAAATSSNATKPVSVLEQLSVQTTAIPVGGVNPLLSTGMGGQWQVTQQQQPSLFPGTDGQSANMQFAQPVNAVPNSQPWNSMPTPNAQPQVTVQTTHLSQAAPRPSQEALGAASQPNPVDAKPNVRKALPEDIFSLYSMAPAPVPRWQPGPQVGMNFVGQYPAAMTMTTFPQSSKSTNPFDLSNEPVLGPVNPFPSMSSLQGALPNVPTPVVMHNTSFVAPASQWQPSQTPAFPMSMAPGSYMAQHIPNSLQTVGLQPGLGSFGGGGLVNGPLGGGPPPAVGGPQQSVPNSFSSLGGNPFG
- the LOC116257117 gene encoding probable ADP-ribosylation factor GTPase-activating protein AGD14 isoform X1, translating into MANRMKEDEKNEKIIRGLLKLPANRKCINCNSLGPQYVCTTFWTFVCTTCSGIHREFTHRVKSVSMAKFSSQEVNALQTGGNERAREIYFKEWDPQRHSAPDSSNPDRLRDFIKHVYVDRRYTGERSADRPPRVKMGDREDSNDRRSDAYRGDSRSPSYEDVYDRRRRPEQGRYDDRGYDDRNAKYGYDDKRSPSRYEDTYKRSPARFEVVDDRFRDDKFGNVNQSRKYEDRRFPDGPSRIEERSPNNQRDSGISSPPVVRPVRDILGEDVPPLKVGDPPKLNGPKAADGSAHAQRTSSSSSMASTEGSTPQLKRVNSGSLIDFSAEPAAPVTAAQPVPFSSHAVSQPSANPSVGSNNWASFDNSSQEKAAATSSNATKPVSVLEQLSVQTTAIPVGGVNPLLSTGMGGQWQVTQQQQPSLFPGTDGQSANMQFAQPVNAVPNSQPWNSMPTPNAQPQVTVQTTHLSQAAPRPSQEALGAASQPNPVDAKPNVRKALPEDIFSLYSMAPAPVPRWQPGPQVGMNFVGQYPAAMTMTTFPQSSKSTNPFDLSNEPVLGPVNPFPSMSSLQGALPNVPTPVVMHNTSFVAPASQWQPSQTPAFPMSMAPGSYMAQHIPNSLQTVGLQPGLGSFGGGGLVNGPLGGGPPPAVGGPQQSVPNSFSSLGGNPFG
- the LOC116248621 gene encoding nuclear pore complex protein NUP50A-like translates to MGDGYSLSSKKRVAGREISRDDPGLDANNDVPEEEMGTFKRATDEVLATRRIVKVRRNQPSSAVSSNPFAAVRLVLQPTDAPAEGNTDSAAKTSDAPTVANALHDEVIPKESCGGTSGPEKTDEDEVTSEPSANLVFDNEGIERHSEGTLGDSAKETNGTNEAVDKSKTETDEPAKGVGEVLKDDSAQDLTEPGATNKTEAAVLNEKAMSSEGEANSGGTRTESAPLNSFQQLSGSRNAFTGLAGSGFSNPSFSFGTLPKTDCSFSFSTSGFGSCSGSTFSLKGSSTSLPLFGTGSSNNGSSSPLGLGSSSTEVNKSSGNALLVMQEVPVETGEENEKAFFVADASLYEFLDGGWKERGKGELKLNIATDGIGKPRLIMRTKGNYRLILNASLYPDMKLTNMEKKGITFSCFNSSVERRNTLSTFALKFKESATVDAFQTAVMDHTEETASLETPESSPKASDD